From the genome of Myxococcales bacterium, one region includes:
- a CDS encoding transposase zinc-binding domain-containing protein — protein MGTSTCLDCGFVSDPSYDSCHNRHCPKCPAVAQAKWIAGRLERVLPIHYFHVVFTLPAQLRGLALANPRIVYDLLFVVHPPRCSSSAWIPSVAAASSA, from the coding sequence GTGGGCACGTCAACGTGTCTCGACTGTGGCTTCGTCAGCGATCCTTCGTACGACTCATGTCACAACCGGCACTGCCCGAAGTGCCCGGCGGTGGCGCAGGCGAAGTGGATCGCCGGGCGGTTGGAGCGCGTACTGCCGATCCACTATTTCCACGTCGTCTTCACACTGCCCGCTCAGTTGCGCGGTCTGGCTCTCGCCAATCCGAGAATCGTCTACGACCTGCTCTTCGTTGTGCATCCGCCACGCTGCTCCAGCTCGGCGTGGATCCCAAGCGTTGCGGCGGCGAGCTCGGCGTGA